A genome region from Methylorubrum populi includes the following:
- a CDS encoding DUF502 domain-containing protein, producing the protein MAPTLSPIPDAPEPAPSKTRVSARGRLRTYFLTGIIVAGPLAITIYITWWFIALIDGWVKPLVPVSYLPDHYLPFSIPGLGLVIAFVAVTLLGFLTANLVGRSVVEFGEVLLARTPVISGLYRGLRQIFETLFSANGTSFRTVGLVEFPVKGTWSVVFLSAPAANEVQGVLQAKEGGAKDYVGVFLPCAPNPTTGFFFYLPRAEIVEVAISVDDAAKLVMSAGVIQPEDPRAGLHAMAASLRNAQMQEGEAAPETEKARREPARPDL; encoded by the coding sequence GTGGCGCCGACCCTCTCGCCGATCCCGGACGCTCCGGAACCCGCCCCGTCCAAGACGCGCGTCAGCGCCCGCGGCCGGCTGCGGACCTACTTCCTCACCGGCATCATCGTCGCGGGTCCGCTCGCGATCACCATCTACATCACGTGGTGGTTCATCGCCCTGATCGACGGCTGGGTGAAGCCTCTGGTGCCGGTGAGCTACCTGCCGGACCATTACCTGCCCTTCTCGATTCCGGGCCTGGGCCTCGTCATCGCCTTCGTCGCGGTGACGCTGCTGGGCTTCCTCACCGCCAACCTGGTCGGGCGCTCGGTGGTGGAGTTCGGCGAGGTGCTGCTCGCCCGCACGCCCGTCATCTCCGGGCTCTATCGCGGCCTGCGCCAGATCTTCGAGACGCTGTTCTCGGCCAACGGCACCTCGTTCCGCACCGTCGGCCTCGTGGAATTCCCGGTGAAGGGGACGTGGTCGGTGGTGTTCCTCTCGGCCCCCGCGGCGAACGAGGTGCAGGGCGTCCTCCAGGCGAAGGAAGGCGGCGCGAAGGACTATGTCGGCGTGTTCCTGCCCTGCGCGCCGAACCCGACCACGGGCTTCTTCTTCTACCTGCCGCGCGCGGAGATCGTGGAGGTCGCCATCAGCGTCGACGACGCGGCCAAGCTCGTGATGTCGGCGGGCGTGATCCAGCCGGAGGATCCGCGGGCGGGCCTCCACGCCATGGCCGCCTCCTTGCGCAACGCGCAGATGCAGGAGGGCGAAGCGGCCCCGGAAACGGAAAAGGCGCGCCGGGAACCGGCGCGCCCTGATCTCTGA
- a CDS encoding heme-binding protein, translating into MHVTIEQADKAIQAARAKAVELGTQMCIAVVDSGGNLKAFHRMDGAWVGSIDIAQKKARTSVFFGMKTGQIGALSQPGGSLYGIEHSNQGLITFPGGIPIVDADGEMSGAIGVSGSSVENDDAVALAGASAIGDTELPDHPWRT; encoded by the coding sequence ATGCACGTCACCATCGAGCAGGCGGACAAGGCCATCCAGGCCGCCCGCGCCAAGGCGGTCGAACTCGGCACGCAGATGTGCATCGCGGTCGTCGATTCCGGCGGCAACCTCAAGGCCTTCCATCGCATGGACGGCGCCTGGGTCGGCTCCATCGACATCGCCCAGAAGAAGGCCAGGACCTCCGTGTTCTTCGGCATGAAGACCGGCCAGATCGGCGCCCTCTCGCAGCCGGGCGGCTCGCTCTACGGCATCGAGCACTCGAACCAGGGGCTGATCACCTTCCCCGGCGGCATCCCGATCGTCGATGCGGACGGCGAGATGTCGGGGGCCATCGGTGTCAGCGGCTCCTCGGTGGAGAACGACGACGCGGTGGCGCTCGCCGGCGCCAGCGCGATCGGCGACACCGAGCTGCCCGACCACCCCTGGCGCACCTGA
- the glmS gene encoding glutamine--fructose-6-phosphate transaminase (isomerizing), giving the protein MCGIVGIVGREPVAGAMIEALRRLEYRGYDSAGVATLEHGRLDRRRAEGKLSNLQLKLVQSPLSGAVGIGHTRWATHGRPTETNAHPHATERLAVVHNGIIENFRELKAELEATGARFESETDTEVVAQLVSHLMGQGLGPVAAVEAALPRLRGAFALAFLFSGEDGFLIGARHGAPLAIGFGQGETYLGSDALALAPFTDAITYLEEGDWAILTRDGAEIRDIAGAVVRRPRQKIATQAYLVDKGNHRHFMAKEIHEQPEVVGRTLAHYVDMARGQVVLSEALPFDFARLSRLSITACGTAYYAGLVAKYWFETLARLPVEIDVASETRYREPPLERDGLTLVISQSGETADTLASLRYAKAQGQHTLAVVNVPTSTIARESSVVMPTFAGPEIGVASTKAFSCQLTVLLCLALAAGRARGTIDAARERAIVDALITAPGLMAEAMKMEAEVEGLAREIAKARDVLYLGRGTSYPMALEGALKLKEISYIHAEGYAAGELKHGPIALIDESVPVIVIAPHDAIFEKTVSNMQEVAARGGKIILVGDAKGAAAAGLDTLATLTMPDVDPVVAPIVYAVPIQLVAYHTAVFMGKDVDQPRNLAKSVTVE; this is encoded by the coding sequence ATGTGCGGAATCGTAGGCATCGTCGGGCGTGAGCCGGTCGCGGGGGCGATGATCGAGGCGCTGCGGCGGCTCGAATATCGCGGCTACGATTCCGCCGGCGTCGCCACCCTGGAGCACGGCCGGCTCGACCGCCGCCGGGCGGAAGGCAAGCTCTCGAACCTCCAGCTCAAGCTGGTCCAGTCGCCGCTCTCGGGTGCCGTCGGCATCGGCCACACCCGCTGGGCCACGCACGGGCGCCCGACCGAGACCAACGCCCATCCGCACGCCACCGAGCGGCTGGCGGTGGTCCACAACGGCATCATCGAGAATTTTCGCGAGCTGAAGGCGGAACTCGAGGCGACGGGCGCGCGCTTCGAGAGCGAGACCGACACCGAGGTGGTGGCCCAGCTCGTCAGCCACCTGATGGGGCAGGGGCTCGGCCCCGTGGCGGCGGTGGAAGCCGCGCTTCCGCGCCTGCGCGGCGCCTTCGCCCTGGCCTTCCTGTTCTCGGGCGAGGACGGCTTCCTGATCGGCGCCCGCCACGGCGCGCCGCTGGCCATCGGCTTCGGACAGGGCGAGACCTATCTCGGCTCGGACGCGCTGGCGCTCGCCCCCTTCACCGACGCGATCACCTATCTCGAAGAGGGCGACTGGGCGATCCTGACCCGCGACGGCGCCGAGATCCGGGACATCGCCGGTGCCGTGGTACGCCGGCCGCGCCAAAAGATCGCGACGCAGGCCTACCTCGTGGACAAGGGCAACCACCGCCACTTCATGGCGAAGGAGATCCACGAGCAGCCGGAGGTCGTCGGCCGCACGCTGGCGCACTACGTCGACATGGCGCGCGGCCAGGTCGTCCTGTCCGAGGCGCTGCCCTTCGACTTCGCCCGGCTCTCGCGGCTGTCGATCACCGCCTGCGGCACCGCCTACTATGCCGGTCTGGTGGCCAAGTACTGGTTCGAGACGCTGGCGCGGCTGCCGGTGGAGATCGACGTCGCCTCCGAGACCCGCTACCGCGAGCCGCCGCTGGAGCGGGACGGGCTGACCCTCGTCATCTCGCAATCGGGCGAGACCGCCGACACCCTGGCCTCGCTGCGCTACGCCAAGGCACAGGGACAGCACACGCTGGCGGTGGTCAACGTGCCGACCTCGACCATCGCCCGGGAATCCTCCGTGGTGATGCCGACCTTCGCCGGCCCCGAGATCGGCGTGGCGTCCACGAAAGCCTTCTCCTGCCAGCTCACGGTGCTGCTCTGCCTCGCGCTCGCCGCCGGCCGGGCCCGCGGCACGATCGATGCGGCGCGCGAGCGCGCCATCGTCGACGCGCTCATCACCGCCCCCGGCCTGATGGCGGAGGCGATGAAGATGGAAGCGGAGGTCGAGGGGCTCGCCCGCGAGATCGCCAAGGCCCGCGACGTGCTCTATCTGGGGCGCGGCACGAGCTACCCGATGGCGCTCGAAGGCGCGCTGAAGCTCAAGGAAATCAGCTACATCCACGCCGAGGGCTACGCGGCGGGCGAACTCAAGCACGGGCCGATCGCCCTGATCGACGAGAGCGTGCCGGTGATCGTCATCGCGCCTCACGACGCGATCTTCGAGAAGACCGTCTCGAACATGCAGGAGGTCGCGGCCCGCGGCGGGAAGATCATCCTCGTCGGCGACGCGAAGGGCGCGGCGGCGGCCGGGCTCGACACGCTGGCGACGCTGACCATGCCGGACGTGGATCCGGTCGTCGCGCCGATCGTCTACGCGGTGCCGATCCAGCTCGTCGCCTACCACACCGCCGTCTTCATGGGCAAAGACGTCGATCAGCCGCGCAACCTGGCGAAGTCGGTCACGGTGGAGTGA
- a CDS encoding DUF4336 domain-containing protein — MSDPTYPPLDVLKPVAFGLWIVDSGPIRAAGLPLPVRMSVVRLGNGAVWLHSPTRYDADLHRAIEALGPIRHLVAPNVAHWTYLKEWQRHCPQALTWAAPNLRGRRQVRQAGIRLDRDLADAAPPEWSADLTQRVVPGGFGFREVAFFHAASATLILTDLVLNLEPEKLPLPLRPFLRLAGATVPDGRAPIYLRLVIRLRRRDAARAAAALVALGPQRVVFSHGAWFDRNGTAELRRSLRWLLG; from the coding sequence GTGAGCGATCCGACCTATCCGCCCCTCGACGTGCTCAAGCCTGTCGCCTTCGGCCTGTGGATCGTGGACAGCGGGCCGATCCGCGCCGCCGGGCTGCCGCTGCCCGTGCGCATGAGCGTGGTGCGGCTCGGCAACGGCGCGGTCTGGCTCCACTCGCCGACGCGCTACGACGCGGACCTGCACCGCGCGATCGAGGCGCTGGGGCCGATCCGCCACCTCGTCGCGCCCAACGTCGCGCACTGGACCTATCTGAAGGAATGGCAGCGCCATTGCCCGCAGGCGCTGACCTGGGCGGCGCCGAACCTGCGTGGGCGCCGACAGGTCCGGCAAGCGGGGATCCGCCTCGATCGGGATCTCGCCGACGCGGCGCCGCCCGAATGGTCCGCCGACCTCACCCAGAGGGTCGTTCCCGGCGGCTTCGGCTTCCGGGAGGTCGCCTTCTTCCACGCCGCCTCGGCGACGCTGATCCTGACCGACCTCGTGCTGAACCTGGAACCGGAGAAGCTGCCGCTTCCGTTGCGCCCGTTCCTGCGGCTGGCCGGGGCGACGGTGCCGGACGGGCGGGCGCCGATCTACCTCCGCCTCGTCATACGCCTGCGGCGGCGCGACGCGGCCCGCGCCGCCGCGGCCCTCGTCGCCCTGGGACCGCAGCGGGTGGTGTTCAGCCACGGCGCCTGGTTCGACCGGAACGGCACGGCCGAACTGCGCCGCTCCCTGCGCTGGCTGCTCGGCTGA
- the glmU gene encoding bifunctional UDP-N-acetylglucosamine diphosphorylase/glucosamine-1-phosphate N-acetyltransferase GlmU: protein MMAGRDDGSEKDGFTAIVLAAGKGTRMRSDRPKVLHALANRSMLGHVLAAVQEAGASRLAVVVEPGREDVAREIERMAPGAGVHPQAERLGTAHAVLAARAALEGGQDVIVAFGDTPLITAETYARLRAPLREGAAVAVLAFEAADPTGYGRVLTQAGRVLAIREEKDASAEERRVRLSNAGLMALSGTHALGLLERIGNDNANREYYLTDAVALAAADGLPVAVVPVAETEAQGVNDRVQLGIAEATIQARLRRAAQLGGATLTAPETVFLSVDTVLGRDVIVEPHCLFGPGVVVGDGCTIRAFSHLHDARLMQGADIGPHVRLRGGAVLEAGVHLGNFVEIKNATLHAGAKASHLTYLGDAEVGAGANIGAGTITCNYDGVSKHRTTIGAGAFIGSNAALVAPVSVGAGALVGAGSVITRDVPADALAVARGRQANREGAAKILRDSLKAAKAAREAKRG from the coding sequence ATGATGGCGGGCAGGGACGATGGGTCGGAAAAGGACGGCTTCACGGCGATCGTGCTGGCCGCCGGCAAGGGCACGCGGATGCGCTCCGATCGGCCCAAGGTGCTGCACGCGCTCGCCAACCGCTCCATGCTCGGCCACGTGCTCGCCGCGGTGCAGGAGGCGGGCGCCTCCCGCCTCGCCGTGGTGGTCGAGCCGGGCCGCGAGGACGTCGCCCGCGAGATCGAACGGATGGCCCCGGGGGCCGGCGTCCACCCGCAAGCCGAGCGCCTCGGCACGGCGCACGCCGTGCTCGCCGCCCGCGCCGCCCTGGAAGGCGGCCAGGACGTGATCGTGGCCTTCGGCGACACGCCGCTGATCACCGCCGAGACCTATGCGCGGCTGCGCGCGCCCTTGCGCGAGGGTGCGGCGGTGGCGGTGCTGGCCTTCGAGGCCGCCGATCCGACCGGCTACGGGCGGGTGCTGACGCAAGCCGGCCGCGTCCTGGCGATCCGCGAGGAGAAGGACGCCTCGGCGGAGGAGCGCCGGGTCCGCCTGTCCAATGCCGGGCTGATGGCGCTGTCCGGCACCCACGCCCTCGGCCTGCTGGAGCGGATCGGCAACGACAACGCCAACCGCGAGTATTACCTCACCGACGCGGTGGCGCTCGCCGCCGCCGACGGGCTCCCCGTCGCCGTGGTGCCGGTGGCCGAGACGGAAGCGCAAGGGGTCAACGACCGCGTCCAGCTCGGCATCGCGGAAGCGACGATCCAGGCGCGCCTGCGCCGCGCGGCCCAGCTCGGCGGTGCGACGCTGACCGCCCCCGAGACGGTGTTCCTCAGCGTCGACACCGTGCTCGGCCGCGACGTGATCGTCGAGCCCCATTGCCTGTTCGGGCCCGGCGTGGTCGTGGGCGACGGCTGCACCATCCGCGCCTTCTCGCACCTGCACGACGCGCGGCTGATGCAGGGCGCCGACATCGGCCCGCACGTGCGCCTGCGCGGCGGCGCGGTGCTGGAAGCGGGTGTCCATCTCGGCAATTTCGTCGAGATCAAGAACGCGACCCTGCACGCGGGCGCCAAGGCCTCGCACCTGACCTATCTCGGCGATGCCGAGGTGGGGGCGGGCGCCAACATCGGCGCCGGCACCATCACCTGCAATTACGACGGCGTGTCGAAGCACCGCACGACCATCGGCGCGGGCGCCTTCATCGGCTCGAACGCGGCCCTGGTGGCACCGGTGAGCGTCGGCGCCGGCGCTCTGGTCGGCGCCGGCTCGGTGATCACCCGCGACGTGCCCGCGGACGCGCTCGCCGTGGCGCGCGGGCGGCAGGCCAACCGCGAGGGGGCGGCCAAGATCCTGCGCGATTCATTGAAGGCGGCCAAAGCGGCGCGCGAGGCGAAGCGCGGCTGA